One window from the genome of Chloroflexaceae bacterium encodes:
- the ccsA gene encoding cytochrome c biogenesis protein CcsA, with protein MYLLGTFLIVTAIAMALLAVGSYAVTPRGNQAALYYGRFGVYATLGAVLMTWTLLISLFLARRFDIEYVNNYSSRDLDFFFSIAASWAGQPGSFLIWVVWGSIASTLLVRRSRHFEPYVLAVLMFVQAVLLIFVLVLNPFKPLLDPSTNLPLTPNDGRGLNPLLHNFWMIIHPPVLFVGYALSTVPFAFAIGGLIRRDYDTWVTRALPWTIAAWAFLGLALLLGGYWAYETLGWGGYWGWDPVENSSLVPWLILTALMHGMVLQRSQGALRKTNLFLALAVYPLVFYATFLTRSGVYANFSVHSFVAEGIFEGLVAFLVLLTVGAIGVLVWRWRDIPSRPLSDRFFSRDSFFVLAILSLAVVALVVGVGTSMPVISAIPGVGHTLQGWMGSVFELDDGTLMNPQARPFEDGRFSLAPSFYQQTTPPLGVVIVVLMTIGPLLGWRDTNMRHLLRALRWPAVAAVAAAIAAMLISVREPLALFYVAGGVFAVGTNLVMLARTLRSGWLRIGGYLAHVGFAIMLIGVVASSAYATPETRLTLAPGESAKLFGYEFIFNGYKLDEQQHGVLDFTVSNGRTTFSARPYLYENQRMGATMTTPSIHSFFWHDLYISPAGYDPERDEARPVLSQNDSATMGPYTLTFLGFNIDREAMMSGSGDLRVGARVRVLYEGVESELEPYVQVVTDADSGAQRLEYVPVALPGAEGRQLTLVSLDPNTRRVMLQGSGPGLDDLPVVPAKGVIAVSVKPLVVLVWVGVSVGILGGLIALVRRYLEGQARLAGLRVRLPKGLPAFGLRMGSRGAGR; from the coding sequence ATGTACCTTCTTGGCACGTTTCTGATCGTCACCGCGATAGCGATGGCTCTGCTGGCCGTTGGCAGTTACGCCGTGACGCCCCGCGGCAATCAGGCTGCGCTGTACTACGGGCGCTTTGGCGTCTATGCCACCCTCGGCGCCGTGCTGATGACCTGGACGCTGCTGATCAGCCTGTTCCTCGCCCGCCGCTTTGATATTGAGTACGTCAACAACTACAGTTCACGCGACCTGGATTTCTTCTTCAGCATCGCGGCAAGCTGGGCCGGGCAACCTGGCAGTTTCCTTATCTGGGTGGTGTGGGGCAGCATCGCGTCAACTCTGCTGGTGCGCCGCAGCCGGCACTTCGAGCCGTATGTGCTCGCCGTGCTCATGTTCGTGCAGGCGGTACTGCTGATCTTCGTTCTGGTTCTTAATCCGTTCAAACCCCTCCTCGACCCTTCTACCAACCTCCCCCTGACCCCTAATGACGGGCGCGGGTTGAACCCCCTGTTGCACAACTTCTGGATGATCATCCATCCGCCGGTGCTCTTCGTCGGGTATGCGCTGAGCACCGTACCCTTCGCCTTTGCCATTGGCGGGCTGATCCGCCGCGATTATGACACCTGGGTGACCCGCGCCCTGCCTTGGACCATCGCTGCCTGGGCCTTTCTGGGGCTAGCCCTGTTGCTCGGCGGCTACTGGGCCTACGAGACCCTCGGCTGGGGCGGCTACTGGGGCTGGGACCCGGTGGAGAACTCGTCGCTGGTGCCCTGGCTCATCCTGACGGCGCTGATGCATGGCATGGTGTTGCAGCGTTCCCAGGGCGCTTTGCGGAAAACGAACCTGTTCCTGGCGCTGGCGGTCTACCCCCTGGTCTTCTATGCCACGTTCCTCACCCGCAGCGGGGTCTATGCGAACTTCTCGGTGCACTCGTTCGTTGCCGAGGGGATCTTCGAGGGGCTGGTAGCCTTCCTGGTTCTGCTCACGGTTGGCGCAATCGGGGTCCTGGTCTGGCGCTGGCGCGACATCCCCTCACGCCCGTTGAGCGACAGGTTCTTCTCGCGCGATAGCTTCTTCGTGCTGGCGATACTGTCGCTGGCAGTGGTCGCGCTGGTGGTGGGCGTCGGCACCTCGATGCCGGTGATCTCGGCCATTCCGGGCGTCGGTCATACCCTCCAGGGCTGGATGGGGTCGGTCTTTGAGCTTGACGACGGGACGCTGATGAACCCGCAGGCCCGGCCCTTTGAAGACGGGCGCTTCAGCCTGGCGCCCAGCTTCTACCAGCAGACCACACCGCCTCTGGGGGTCGTGATTGTGGTGCTGATGACGATCGGGCCGCTGCTGGGCTGGCGCGACACCAATATGCGCCATCTGCTTCGGGCGCTGCGCTGGCCCGCGGTTGCGGCGGTGGCGGCCGCCATCGCCGCTATGCTCATCAGTGTGCGCGAGCCGCTGGCGCTCTTCTACGTCGCCGGCGGCGTCTTTGCCGTGGGCACAAATCTGGTCATGCTCGCCCGCACGCTCAGAAGCGGCTGGCTGCGCATCGGCGGTTATCTGGCCCATGTCGGTTTCGCTATCATGCTCATCGGCGTTGTCGCCTCCAGCGCCTATGCCACGCCCGAGACGCGCCTGACCCTGGCTCCCGGCGAGAGCGCGAAGCTCTTCGGTTACGAGTTCATCTTTAACGGCTATAAACTCGACGAGCAGCAGCACGGCGTGCTCGACTTCACGGTGAGCAATGGCCGGACAACCTTCAGCGCCCGGCCCTACCTCTACGAGAACCAGCGCATGGGCGCGACGATGACCACGCCGTCCATCCATAGCTTCTTCTGGCACGACCTGTACATCTCTCCTGCGGGCTATGATCCTGAGCGGGACGAGGCCCGCCCGGTCCTGAGTCAGAATGACTCGGCGACGATGGGACCGTACACGCTCACCTTCCTCGGCTTCAATATTGATCGCGAGGCAATGATGTCGGGAAGCGGCGACCTGCGCGTGGGGGCGCGGGTGAGGGTGCTGTACGAGGGCGTGGAGAGCGAGCTTGAGCCATATGTGCAGGTAGTGACCGATGCAGACAGCGGGGCGCAACGCCTTGAATACGTGCCGGTCGCCCTGCCCGGGGCGGAGGGACGGCAACTTACCCTCGTGTCGCTCGACCCCAACACCCGGCGGGTGATGCTGCAGGGCAGCGGCCCCGGTCTCGATGATTTGCCGGTTGTGCCGGCCAAGGGTGTGATCGCCGTGAGCGTCAAGCCGCTGGTGGTGCTGGTCTGGGTCGGTGTCAGCGTAGGCATTCTGGGAGGCCTCATCGCCCTGGTGCGCCGCTACCTGGAAGGCCAGGCCAGGCTGGCGGGCCTGCGGGTGCGCCTGCCGAAGGGCCTGCCGGCATTCGGTCTGCGGATGGGTTCGCGAGGGGCGGGCCGTTAG